GTAACGCATTCAGCAGCAACTTCATCAGGGAACGGGCGTTGAATGTCTGCTGATCCAAACCGGGCAGGTCCGCCAACTGAGGGAAAGCCCCCGGCTGCACCCAGTTCAGGAGGCCGACGAAGAAAGGGGCCATGACCATGACTCCAGCCATGTCACCGATCCAGAATGGCAACCAGGTGGAGGCCACGGCGTCGGGGGACATCATCTCGGTCATCACCAGCGTCGGCAGAACCAGCCAGGTGGCGAAGAAGGAGCTGACTGCCGCAATCACCAGGAAAAGCACGATGATCACGCTCATATCCAGTGACCGCCGCTTGATGAGCACACGCAGCACGTTGGCACCAATGGCGTAGGGCAGAATATGGGCCAGACCGAACAGCAGGCCAGCTTTCAGGATCTGAAAATCACCAAGCGAAATATCGTAGGCATGCACGGTATAAATCGTGCTCAGCACGCAACCGGCCAGCAAGGCGGGGAGTATCGAGAAGCGGAACAGAAGCAAGGAGGCGAAGGTGAGCCCCGCCGCCGGGAACCAGACACTGGCGTCGTGGGTATACTCGACCAGTGCACCGATCTTGAACACGAACAGCCAGAGCAGGAGCAATGCACCATTGCGCAACGCCCAGGAGCGTTGCAAACGGCCGACCCACAGCCGTTGATCAGAGTATGGCGCGGGGGTCGGACCTTCAAATTTCACTTACTACAATTTCCAGTAATAGATACTGCCGTCATCACTGCCGCCCACCGCCGTTCTACCATCAGGAGTCAGTGCCATTGGCCAATTCATCAGCCGAGTGTCATATTGCCACAATTGTTGACCAGATCTAGCATCCAGCAAATAGAAGTTCCCCGGCGATTCGTCTTGATTGATACCGCCGCCCTCTTCATCCGGTTCGCCATCGGTCGCCGTGACCAGCGTTGCATCCCGATCCAGTGACACCCCCGGATTAACCCCGTACAGCAAGGAATGAGTCCAGCCCGGTTGCGGCGCCCATACTGGAAAATTGGCGATTTCCGATTGGGTTTGCACGACATCAACCCGATACAACACGCCGGTATCGCCCTTTTTGTCGCCGATAGGGCTCTGATTGGCGCCGACCACGATGACCAGTTGTTTTGCCGGCGTTTCGGTAATGGCGATGGCATAAGCGATATCGAGCGACGCCAAGTCCGGCTTGTAGACAAAAGCTGTCGTTGGCTGTACCGCCTGAAAGAACGCACAACTGCCGTCGTGCAGCGATGCGGCCGCATAAACGCCGTTCTCCGTGGCCACCACACGCATCACACCCTGGGCCTGGTCATAAGTCGCCACGGCACCGAATTTGCCGTCCGTCACTTCAATCTGTTGTACCAGGCCGGTATAGGGTTGAGTATTGTAGTTAATCGCGCCAACCCACACCCGGTCGCCAGAAGCAGCCAACACGCCGCTGTAGCTGGAGAAATCCGTCGGCAAGCCGATGCTGTCGCTCTGTGACCAGGCCGACAACGCCAAATCGGAACAGCCAACCGTATATTGGCAGGACTGCAATTCATGTTCGAAGTATTGGTAGAGCCGCAACTCATGCTCGAAATCGGCGAGCAGTAAATTACCGTCATGGGAAAATGTCAGCTGATTGACGCGCGACGGGAGTTGATTGTCCTGAAACAGGATGCGGCCATCCGTGGCATCGACGATATACAAAAATCCGGCGGTTTCGCCCGTCTCTCCGCCACACGCAGCAAAGCGCTTGTCGTCGCTGATAGCCACCCAGAACACGCCCTGCGTGGCGTCTGGGCCTGACACTGGGACACGCCATACCTCGGCGCCTGTGGCGTCATATCCATAAAAACAAAACTGCCCGGTACCAAATTCACTGGATGAACCGCCGACAGTCAACTGACCATCCGGACTGACCGCGACGGAATTGATCTGCAGACTGCTTTGCGGCGTCGCCAGCCAGGTCGGCTCACCGAGAAAGATATCTTGAGGTGCTGTGGTCATCATGAGGTTCCTGATTGTGGATGAGTGGCCATCGCCCTGCCGAGGCGGACTGACCCGTCCGATATCGTGTCTGACCGGGCATGCCGCTTCTATGTGGCGTTACTCATTATCTGTCAAAGGACCAATCCGTACATGCACAAGCTCATGACAGTGGCACAGAAATATCGATGTCGCGTACATCGGCGGGCCTTCGAGGTTCTGGGTTCGAAGTTTTAGATCCCTCATGAGAAGCGCACCGCGCGGTCCTGAACAGACTGCGCGCTATGGGGTCTGGGGAAGGGGCTTCTTTGGACGGGGACAGACTGAGAAATCAAGCATCGGAGCGCCATTCGCAATGAAGTTCCGGCAAACACCTATTCAAGAACAACGGATTCCCCCCCCCTCGAACCCGATGCTCCCGAGCCAGAACCTTGGGCTCAAACTGCCCCGCGCGCGGGGGTGACTGCCCCTTGAGACCGAGGTACCGCACGGCGCGTGCGTGTGGCCAACGCCGCGGAGCTCGACCGCTCCTCAACCATCGCATGAGACAGCCTTCTGCCAGGGAGGCGCTTGACGGTCTGGTTGCTCGAACCAAGGTTGTAGGCCGACACGATCCGCTTGAGATCATCAGACAGTGCCTCGATTTCGATACCCAATGACGCATTGTCCCGACTCAGGCTCGCGGCCGTGTCGGTCTGACTACGAATCTCGGTGATGTTGCGATTCATTTCCTCGGCCACCATGCTCTGTTCTTCCGTGGCCGTGGCGATCTGCGCACTCATGTCACCGATGCGCTGCACCGCCGTATTGATATAGCCTAGCGCCTGCTCGGTCGCCGTCGCCCGTTCCTTGACGTTCTCCATCTGGCTGTGTCCCTGCTGGACCACGTCCACGGCCTCGACGATCCCGCTGCGCAACTGTTCGATCATGTCGCGGATTTCAATGGTCGAAGATTGGGTCTTGGCGGCCAGGGAACGCACCTCGTCGGCCACCACGGCGAACCCGCGCCCATGTTCGCCGGCACGCGCCGCCTCGATCGCCGCGTTCAACGCCAGCAGATTCGTCTGGTCGGCAATGCCGCTGATCAGTTTGACCACGTTCTCGATCGCATCGCCCTTGGTGCGCAGCGTGTCAATCACCATGGCAGTGCCATCCAGCCGCGCCGACAACTGGTTGATCGCTTCGTGCGTCCGCTGCAGTTCCTGTTGCCCTTCGGCCGTCTGCTTCTGGGCCTGCGCCACGGCCTCGGCGGTCTCTGCCGCGTTCCGCGCCACATCCTGCACGCTGGCGGTCATCTGATTCATTGCCGTCGCAGCCATCTCGGTTTGCCGCATCTGATGCTCGAGCCCCTTGACCGACTGTTCACTGCTGCTCGATAGCTGCTCGGCCACCGACGACAGGGTCACCGAAGACTCCGTGAATTCGCCGATCACCGTAATCAGTCGGGCTTGCAAGGATTTGGTGGACTCGGTAATCACCCCCACCTCGTTACGCCCAAGCACGTCGATTTTTTCACGCAATTCGCCAGCGGTGATTTTTTGCAGCCAGTGCGCCGTGCGATGAATCGGCGCGAACAGCGACCGGATGACCAAATACATGGGAATCGGCCACAAAACACCGAGCAAACCAATCACGAAACGCATGGTGGACAGATGATCCGCCCCACGCAATAACAGCAGAAAATTGACGATCTGAAACAGCATCAGGCCCAACATGCCGATATTAATCAGCATCAGCGCGGACAGATTCGTGATCTGTCGCTTGCGGGGCACGACGGCATCCGGAGTGTCGTTCAATTGGCGATAGAGACGCTCGGCAATCGCGATTTGTGCGTCCGTCGGTCGCGTACGTACCGACTGATAGCCAATGATCTCCTTGCCTTTGTAGATGGGGCTGACATAGGCATCCACCCAATAGAAGTCGCCGTTCTTGCAGCGATTCTTCACGAGGTTTCGCCAGGACTCCCCCCTTTTCAGGGTTTGCCACAAGTCCCCGAATGCGGCGGGCGGCATGTCGGGATGACGAACGGTATTGTGATTCTTACCGATCAGTTCCTCTCGGGAATAACCGCTCACATTGATGAAGTTGTCGTTGACGTAGGTAATGATCCCCTTGAGATCCGTCGTCGAAACCAGAAAATCATCATCGGAGAAGGTAACGCTATTTTGCGTAACTGGAAGATTTTTTTTCACGAATCCATCTCTTTATTATGTAGTTATCGATCGAAGCACTGATCTTCAGACCAATCCAAAGGAAGATTCAGAACCCCACCCAAGACGTGTCATTTCGGCACCGGCCACCCCCAAGCATGTACCGGAGAGAAGCGTGCTCATCCAATACGCGGGCGGCACGACTGACCAGGCCGGGGGAAAACACAGCAATATCCATACCATTACCGGGGATATTCTCGTTAAGGGGCGTATTTCCAGGTTTCGAGGCGGATTTGGCGCTATCGACGCACGGATTACGTGCAGTCCGTGACATTAACGCTCTGACAAAACGCGCTTTTTACGACAAGAACGGCAAGAAGGCCCGCCTTTACCAAGCCGATGGACGATGGTTGCAACGTGATCGGAATGGGTAGGAAGGACGCCGTCCACTCGGCATGACCAGGGCAAAGGAGAGATGGTGCACCTTGGCGTGCAACTCAGGGCCGCACCGATCCGGCGAACAGGAATGCAGCTCAGGCAGGGAGCAGATGCACGCAGTTCCGCCCCGAGTCCTTGGCACCATACAGTGCCCGATCCGCCTGGATCAGCAGATCCCTGAACGAGGTACAGGTGGGCGAAAGGGTGGCCACCCCGATACTGAGCGTCACGGAAAGAACGGCATTTTCGGCGGCGGAAATCGGTAGGGCTGCCACGGTAGCGCGCAATCGCTCCGCCAGACCCTGCGCGTTGGTGCCATCGGTTTCGGGCAGGATCAAGGCAAATTCCTCACCGCCGATCCGCCCAACGATATCCACGTCGCTGCGAACGCTGCGCAGACAGGCATCCGCCACGGCACAGATCACCCGATCCCCGGTGGGATGCCCCCAGGTATCGTTCACCTGTTTGAACAGGTCGATATCCGCCACGAGCAAGGACAGCGGATGCGCCAAACGAAGGGCTCGCTGCACTTCGCTGACTCCGACCTCCATGATCTGCCGTCGGTTGGCGATCCCAGTCAGCGGATCCGTTGTCGCCAGGGATTGCAGCATCAGATTCATCTTTTCGAGCAATGCGTTCTGGCGAACCAGCTTGCGATTGGCCGCAGACAGTTCAGCCTCGCGCCGCTTGCGGTCGTCGATATTGAACGTGACGCCGATGAAACGCTGCCCGGACGTTTCCAAATGACGATCCATGATCTTGCCGTAGTTGGCAAACCAGACCCACCGACCATCCTTGGCTCGAATTCGGAACTCGCAGCGATACTGGGCGCTATCCCCGGCGACGTGTGACTCGACGGCGCAGCGGATCACCGGGATATCATCCGGGTGGATCAGCTTGAACAATTCATCCATGTAGGCCCCGGACTCGTGTTCGCCGTAACCCAGTTCCGCGAATATCTTGGAAACCTTGCGGGTCACTTCCCCCGTAACAAGATTGTTTTCCCAGAGGTCGAGACCGGCTGCCTCCAGGGCCAGTTCCAATCGTTCCTTGTTGATGTCGAAATCGTCCATTCCACCCACTCAACCGCCACTTAACCGGAATAAGGTAACGCGCCGGCAAAGCCGATCTTGCGCAACAATGTCGCGAAGGACGCAAGCACACCCGGGGCATAGGTGAAAGCGGGCACGGCAGCGACCTTGATGACACTGACCGCCAATCCCGTACTCCGCCCTGTCCTGAAGTCGAAGTATGTCGCCAGATCATCAGTGGCGTTGGAAAAACCACGCCCCGTACTTTCCGAGTAATAGCAGATGGAATCCGGAGCGATGACGCAGGGGTCAGTCTGCTCGCTCGAATACATGATCAGATTTTCGTTCAGGTTGTAGAGATAGACGGTGGCCGCGCTGTTAATCGGGTCCGGCGTGTTGTCGAGGCGAATGATGCCCGCATCGAGTGACGAGGCATTGGTCGACTCGCTCACCTCGGTGATGTAGAAGTTGGTCGCGACCGGTGTGGCGACCCGTTCCGTCAGTTCCGCGATCCGATTCGCGACATCGACAGTCCTGCGAGGCACCGAGCCGGCGAGAAGGTATTCACCCAAGGCATGGGCCTGGGACAATGTCCCGAACAGATACCCCTCGCTCAGGGCATAGCCGTTGGTCGCATTGGAGGGCCAGAGTGCAATCCCAGAGAAGCTGCCGAAAGCCGCAGTGGCGACGATCCCCCCCGCCAGCGACTCCACCTGGGCCGCGGTGGGCGCCCGCAGCACCGCGGATTGCGCCGCCTCTGGCGATCGGGCGTCGTCCGCCAGCGCACAGGGCGTCGCAGCCAATGCTCGGCAACCGCTGTAGGTGGTCTGGGGCAATTCCGGTACGGCGCGGCCCGCCCCATCCCCATCCACCACCCAGGCGATCGAATTGGTGGACAGGGTTGCGGCGATCAAGGGAATGAGCGAATTGACGGGACCGACTTCGACAGGGACCACCGTGCCCAGCGCCATTCCGGTGGCCACCTCGAAGGTACAGACCGTATGCGCAATGGCACGCTCCATGTCGGCCAGGGTCAGGGTGTCTGCCGCGTCCGGAGAGCCCATCAGGGCGAGGACGCAGGCATTGGTGGCACCGTCATAGGGTTGCACGACCACCGAACCGGACCACCCCCGCTGTTCCAGTTCGTTCAGTACGCGGACGGCATCGGCATAGCTTCCCCCGCCACCGCTGCCAAGCACGGCGGCACCCGCCGCGATCTGCCGAAAGTCGTTCAGCCCATACTCAAGACCAGCCATGTCTCGTTCCTTTGGTGGGTCACCTGCAGCCAGGCAGGCACTCAATTCCGAGCCGATAAGTGGGACAATATCCCACAAATCGACACATCCCCATGATTTTTACGTCGTTTTATCCATCGACAACAAAGAAGATTACCCTAAAGCCACCCGGGATAGCCAGCGGGAAATTGGATCATCGACGGTACCCCGGAGCCGACGCGAATCAGGGCGTTTTTATTCCATTTTTCGTGAATTCAAGGATCGAACACCCGCAAATCCGGCAGAACTCAACCACCGCATCGAAAGTCATTCGTGATCCCAGAGGATGTGCCGCGAATCCAGCGGGATTGACGCCAGGGGATGATTCGGCACGACCCGAACCGTGTAGTCGGCCACGGAGCGGTTCGTGGCCACATGCGCGGTGTAATGGAAGCCATTCACGGCGCCGGGCAGCGGCTCGGAGCGCACCAGCACATGTCTCTCCGGCGCGGTATCCGCTTCTACCGAGTTTGCAAACAACTGCACGCAGACATCGTCAACCTGCAGATCATCCAGGAATACCTGAACATCAACGTGCAATACCCCCGCCTCTACGCCGAGATTGGCGCCCCCGATGCGCACCGCCGGCCAGTGCGCATCAATGCGGCGCGCCCAGTCCTGGAGTGCACGAGCCGCCTCACCGCCACGCGCCAATCGGTTGCCCACGGCCCGTGCAGCGGGCAGGTAATAGGTTTCGACGTATTCCCGCAGCATCCGGTTCGTCGAATAGACTGGGGTGAGGTGCGCCATGCTCTCGCGCACGCGGGCGACCCAACGCTGCGGGATGCCCCGGGCGTCCCGCGCGTAAAAGTCGGGGATCACGGATTCCTCAAGCACCTGATAAAGCATCTCGGCTTCGTGTCGATCCCAGACCGGATCGGAATCGTGCTCCGCCCGATCGCCCAGCGCCCAGCCCACATCCGGGGTATAGGCCTCGGCCCACCAACCATCGAGCTCGGACAGATTCAGCCCCCCGTTGACCAGGACCTTCATGCCGCTCGTGCCGCTGGCCTCCCAGGGTCGACGCGGGGTATTGATCCAGACGTCGACGCCCTGCACCAGTTCGGCCGCAAGCGCCATGTCGTAATCCTCGATGAAGATGACGTGTCGGCTGAGCGCCTCGTTCTGCCGGATGAACTCGAACCACTGCCGGATCATGGCCTGCCCGGGGCCATCCTTGGGATGTGCCTTGCCCGCCAGCACCAGTTGCACGGGGCGATGGGGATCACTCAGCAGCCGAGCCAGTCGTTCTGGCTGTTCCAGCAGAAGATTGGGTCGCTTGTAGCCCGTGAAGCGTCGGGCAAACCCCAATGTCAGGGTATTGGGGTCGAGCAGATTGACGGAAGCGGCCACCCGATCCTGCGGTTCGCCGCGGTTGGCGCGTTGCAGGGCAATGCGGGCCCGCAACGCGCCGATCAGGCCATGCCGCTGCTGGGCACGGAAATTCCACAGGGTTTCGTCGTCGAGTACGGCGACCTTCTCCGCCACCGGCTTGATTTCGCCGCTCCATCGAGCCTTGCCACAGGCCCGCGTCCACAGGGCGTCGGCCGCCTGCGAATCCCAGGTTGGGGTATGCACGCCATTGGTGATGTGGCCGATGGGCACCTCGTCCAGCGGCCAACGGGGGAAAAGCGGGGCAAACAACGCCCGCGAGACGCTGCCATGCAGACGGGAAACGCCAAAGGCCGCCCCACTGGCCCGCAAGGCGAGATAGGCCATGTTCAATGGCGCGTCCGCCCCATCCGATACGCCGCGGCCAAGATCGAGCAGCGTGTCCAGATCGATCCCCCATTGCGTCGCATACGGTTCGAGATACTGCCGCGCCAACAGGGGATCGAACCGGTCAAAGGCCGCGGGCACGGGGGTATGGGTCGTGAAGATGTTTCCGGCCCGTGTGGCGCGGAGCGCCGTGACAAAGTCTACGTCCAGTTGAGGCATCGCACGGGCGGCCCGCTCCAGCACCGCGAGAGCGGCATGCCCTTCGTTCAGGTGGCAGACGCGCACCGGGAGATCCAGCGCTTCCAGCAATCGCCAGCCACCGATGCCCAGAATGATTTCCTGCGCCAGACGGGTTTCGTTGTCGCCACCGTACAATTCGCCGGTAATCCCGCGATCCCGGGGATTGTTCACCGGATGATTGGCATCGAGCAGATAGAGATGCGTCCGCCCGATCTGCACGTCCCAGCAACGCAGTTGCAGGCTGCGTCCGGGCAACTCCACCTGGATTCGCAGCCAGCTGCCGGAAGCATCGCGCAGGGGGAGAATCGGCAGCATCGCCGGATCGTTGAAGGGGAAATAGGCCAGCTGCTCGCCATTGCCGTTGATCGCCTGACGGAAATAGCCCTGCTGATAGAGCAGGCCGATACCCACCATGGGCACCCCGAGATCGCTCGCGGTCTTGAGCACATCCCCGGCCAGAATCCCGAGACCACCGGAGTAGATCGGCAGCGACTCGCTGAGCCCGAACTCCATGCTGAAATAGGCTACGAGCCCCAGTTCCTCCCCGCGCTCGACGCGATCGAACCAGGTGGTTTCGGCAAGATTCTCGGCCCGATCCCGGATGATGCGCTGAAACTCGCTCATGAATGCTTCGTCCGCGGCCAAGGTATCCAACCGTTCACGCGAAACGCTCTGCATGATGAGCCAGGGGTTGCCCGTGGCCTCCCAGAGATCCGGATCGATCAGCCGCCACAGCTCATCAGAAGCGTGGTTCCAGCTCCAACGCAGATCCAGTGCCAGAACCGACAGCGCCTCGAGCGGGGGGGGCAACTCCCGGGGTAAATACGGTTTCAGATCGATCATGACAGATGCCCTCCTTCGGTACGGGACCGTGCGATTCGGCAAATCTGGAATTGTCGGGCCGGGTGCCCTAGGGCCTGTTCACACTAAATCCAAACCAGCGACGTAGGCCGTTTTTTCCCGGAACAAGGCGCATTGAGCGCGGTGTGCTTTATGCACACAAGCGAAATGCAACGCAGTTCCGGGGAAAAACCCGGGTTACAACGAGAGTTCATCCCCTTTCTTCGGCATGCTGACCTTCGTCTTCCGCGCCGCAATCAAATCGGCGAAGGTACGCATGGCCTTTTCCTCACCGTGCACGAGCACTGTCCGTTCCGGCTTCAGGGCGCCATGCCAGTCCAACAGTTCCGCCTGGTCGGCATG
The Halothiobacillus diazotrophicus DNA segment above includes these coding regions:
- a CDS encoding WD40 repeat domain-containing protein, whose product is MMTTAPQDIFLGEPTWLATPQSSLQINSVAVSPDGQLTVGGSSSEFGTGQFCFYGYDATGAEVWRVPVSGPDATQGVFWVAISDDKRFAACGGETGETAGFLYIVDATDGRILFQDNQLPSRVNQLTFSHDGNLLLADFEHELRLYQYFEHELQSCQYTVGCSDLALSAWSQSDSIGLPTDFSSYSGVLAASGDRVWVGAINYNTQPYTGLVQQIEVTDGKFGAVATYDQAQGVMRVVATENGVYAAASLHDGSCAFFQAVQPTTAFVYKPDLASLDIAYAIAITETPAKQLVIVVGANQSPIGDKKGDTGVLYRVDVVQTQSEIANFPVWAPQPGWTHSLLYGVNPGVSLDRDATLVTATDGEPDEEGGGINQDESPGNFYLLDARSGQQLWQYDTRLMNWPMALTPDGRTAVGGSDDGSIYYWKL
- a CDS encoding S-methyl thiohydantoin desulfurase domain-containing protein, which produces MAGLEYGLNDFRQIAAGAAVLGSGGGGSYADAVRVLNELEQRGWSGSVVVQPYDGATNACVLALMGSPDAADTLTLADMERAIAHTVCTFEVATGMALGTVVPVEVGPVNSLIPLIAATLSTNSIAWVVDGDGAGRAVPELPQTTYSGCRALAATPCALADDARSPEAAQSAVLRAPTAAQVESLAGGIVATAAFGSFSGIALWPSNATNGYALSEGYLFGTLSQAHALGEYLLAGSVPRRTVDVANRIAELTERVATPVATNFYITEVSESTNASSLDAGIIRLDNTPDPINSAATVYLYNLNENLIMYSSEQTDPCVIAPDSICYYSESTGRGFSNATDDLATYFDFRTGRSTGLAVSVIKVAAVPAFTYAPGVLASFATLLRKIGFAGALPYSG
- the glgP gene encoding alpha-glucan family phosphorylase produces the protein MIDLKPYLPRELPPPLEALSVLALDLRWSWNHASDELWRLIDPDLWEATGNPWLIMQSVSRERLDTLAADEAFMSEFQRIIRDRAENLAETTWFDRVERGEELGLVAYFSMEFGLSESLPIYSGGLGILAGDVLKTASDLGVPMVGIGLLYQQGYFRQAINGNGEQLAYFPFNDPAMLPILPLRDASGSWLRIQVELPGRSLQLRCWDVQIGRTHLYLLDANHPVNNPRDRGITGELYGGDNETRLAQEIILGIGGWRLLEALDLPVRVCHLNEGHAALAVLERAARAMPQLDVDFVTALRATRAGNIFTTHTPVPAAFDRFDPLLARQYLEPYATQWGIDLDTLLDLGRGVSDGADAPLNMAYLALRASGAAFGVSRLHGSVSRALFAPLFPRWPLDEVPIGHITNGVHTPTWDSQAADALWTRACGKARWSGEIKPVAEKVAVLDDETLWNFRAQQRHGLIGALRARIALQRANRGEPQDRVAASVNLLDPNTLTLGFARRFTGYKRPNLLLEQPERLARLLSDPHRPVQLVLAGKAHPKDGPGQAMIRQWFEFIRQNEALSRHVIFIEDYDMALAAELVQGVDVWINTPRRPWEASGTSGMKVLVNGGLNLSELDGWWAEAYTPDVGWALGDRAEHDSDPVWDRHEAEMLYQVLEESVIPDFYARDARGIPQRWVARVRESMAHLTPVYSTNRMLREYVETYYLPAARAVGNRLARGGEAARALQDWARRIDAHWPAVRIGGANLGVEAGVLHVDVQVFLDDLQVDDVCVQLFANSVEADTAPERHVLVRSEPLPGAVNGFHYTAHVATNRSVADYTVRVVPNHPLASIPLDSRHILWDHE
- a CDS encoding sensor domain-containing diguanylate cyclase, with translation MDDFDINKERLELALEAAGLDLWENNLVTGEVTRKVSKIFAELGYGEHESGAYMDELFKLIHPDDIPVIRCAVESHVAGDSAQYRCEFRIRAKDGRWVWFANYGKIMDRHLETSGQRFIGVTFNIDDRKRREAELSAANRKLVRQNALLEKMNLMLQSLATTDPLTGIANRRQIMEVGVSEVQRALRLAHPLSLLVADIDLFKQVNDTWGHPTGDRVICAVADACLRSVRSDVDIVGRIGGEEFALILPETDGTNAQGLAERLRATVAALPISAAENAVLSVTLSIGVATLSPTCTSFRDLLIQADRALYGAKDSGRNCVHLLPA
- a CDS encoding methyl-accepting chemotaxis protein, translating into MKKNLPVTQNSVTFSDDDFLVSTTDLKGIITYVNDNFINVSGYSREELIGKNHNTVRHPDMPPAAFGDLWQTLKRGESWRNLVKNRCKNGDFYWVDAYVSPIYKGKEIIGYQSVRTRPTDAQIAIAERLYRQLNDTPDAVVPRKRQITNLSALMLINIGMLGLMLFQIVNFLLLLRGADHLSTMRFVIGLLGVLWPIPMYLVIRSLFAPIHRTAHWLQKITAGELREKIDVLGRNEVGVITESTKSLQARLITVIGEFTESSVTLSSVAEQLSSSSEQSVKGLEHQMRQTEMAATAMNQMTASVQDVARNAAETAEAVAQAQKQTAEGQQELQRTHEAINQLSARLDGTAMVIDTLRTKGDAIENVVKLISGIADQTNLLALNAAIEAARAGEHGRGFAVVADEVRSLAAKTQSSTIEIRDMIEQLRSGIVEAVDVVQQGHSQMENVKERATATEQALGYINTAVQRIGDMSAQIATATEEQSMVAEEMNRNITEIRSQTDTAASLSRDNASLGIEIEALSDDLKRIVSAYNLGSSNQTVKRLPGRRLSHAMVEERSSSAALATRTRRAVPRSQGAVTPARGAV